In Planctomycetota bacterium, the sequence CGGGCCTGCGCAACTCCAGCACCGGCGACACCCTGTGCGACCCGCGCCACGTGGTGGTCCTCGAGCGCATGAGCTTCCCCGACACCGTCATCTCCATGGCCATCGAGCCCAAGACCAGCGCCGAGCGCGCGCGCCTCGACAGCGTGCTCGCCCGCCTCGAACGCGAGGACCCCACCTTCCGCCGCCGCGTGGACCCCGAGACAGGGCAGACCATCGTCTCCGGCATGGGCGAGCTCCACCTCGAGGTGCTCAAGCACCGGATGCTCAGCGACTTCCACGTGGCGGCCAACGTGGGCAAGCCGCGCGTCTCGTACAAGGAGACCATCGCCCAGGCCGCCGAAGCCGAAGCCGACTACGTGCAGCCGATGGGCAGCCGCCCCCAGTTCGCACGCGTGAAGGTGCGCCTGGAGCCCGAGCCGGCCCTGCCCAGCGTCGAGGTGTGGCTCCAGGCGAGCGAGGACGAAATCCCGCGCGCCTTCCACGCCGCGGTGAAGGACGGCATCGAGAGCAGCGCCAGCTCCGGCGTCTTCGCCGGCTACCCGATGGTCGGCGTGCGCGCGAAGGTCGTCGGCGGCTCGGCGCATGCCACCGACTCCACCGAGGGCGCCTTCGCCGCGGCCGCGGCGCGCGCCTTCCGCCTGGCCGCCGAGCAGGCCGGCATGGTCCTCCTCGAGCCCTGGATGCGGTTCGAGGTGATCACCCCCGAGGCCCACCTGGGCGACGTGCTGGCCGACCTGAACGCCCGGCGCGCGCAGATCGCCGAGCAGCAGTTGCAGGCGGGAGTGCACGTGATCGCAGGCAAAGTGCCCCTTTCAGAAATGTTCGGCTATGCCACGGCCCTGCGGTCGCTCACCCAGGGCCGGGCCATGTTCACGATGGAGCCCGTGGCCTACCTGCCCGTGCCCGACGACGTCGCGCGCAAGATGATGCTCTAGCGCGCCGGGCCCCGAAGCGGCCGGGAAGTGAGCCGCCGCGGCAGCGGAGAATCTGGCGGAATGATCGCTTCGCAATGATTTTTGCGCTTGACACGTCCCCCGAATCTGCGTATAATCTGAGCTTCTGGCACTAATGCGCGACCAGGCAGCATGCTTTCGAGTCGCCCTGAGGATAACGCGATGGCTGAGCAACGTGTGCGGATCCGGATGGAAGCCTACGACCACGAGGTCCTCGACGAGTCCGCGCGCGAGATCGTCGAAGCGGTCAAGCGCAGCGGGGCGCGCGTCTACGGACCGATCCCGCTGCCCACCAAGATCGAGCGGTACACTGTGCTGCGCTCGCCTCACGTGGACAAGAAGTCGCGCGAGCAATTCGAGATCCGCACGCACAAGCGGATCATTGACATCGAAGAGCCGACGGCGCAGACGGTGGACGCCCTCCACCGCCTCGTGATGCCGGCCGGCGTTGACATCAAAATCAAGGCGTAACCGCACATGGTTCCCGGACTCCTCGGCAAGAAGCTCGGCATGACGCAACTGTGGGACAAGGACGAGGTTGCGCGCGCCGCCACCGTGCTGGAGCTGGGGCCCTGCGTCGTGCTCCAGGTGAAGACCCCGGAGCGCGACGGCTACTCGGCCCTCCAGCTCGGGTTCGACACGAAGAAGACGCGCCGCAAGCACGGCAAGGGCGAGCGCCGCAAGGCCATCGAGCGCCGCGGCGCCAACCGCGCCGAGATCGGCCATGCCCGCGCCGCCGGCACCACCCCGCGGCGCTTCGTCCGCGAAGTCCCCGTCGAGCCCGGCCACCCGTACCAGCCCGGCCAGGAACTCACCGTCGAAATGTTCGCCGACGTGACCCACGTGGATATCGTGGGGACCAGCAAGGGCAAGGGCTTCCAGGGCACCGTCAAGCGACACCACTTCAGCCGAGGCCCGGTCACCCACGGCTCGATGAACGTGCGCCAGCCGGGCTCCATCGGCTCCTCCGCCGCCCCCTCGCGCGTCATCCCGGGCCGCCGGATGGCCGGCCACATGGGCGACCGGCGCCAGACCGAGCAGAACCTCCGCGTGCTCGGCACCGACCCCCAGCGCAACCTTCTCCTCGTCTGCGGCGCCGTGCCCGGCGCGGCCGACGGATACGTCATCGTGACCCCCGCCCAGCGGCTGGCCAGCAAGAAGAGCCAGGCCCATCGGGCCCTGAGCCTGATGAAGACCAGGACAGAGACATGATCGAACTGCTGATCCGCAACCGCGAAGGCCAGGTCGTTGGCCGAATGGAGATTGACGAGGCCGACTTCGGCGGCACCGTGCGCCCGAAGCTCCTCCGCGACGTCGTCCGCATGTACGAAGCCGCCCAGCGCGTGGGCACCCACTCCACGCTGCGGCGGGGCGAGGTGAAGGGCTCCGGCACCAAGCCCTGGCGCCAGAAGGGCACCGGCCGCGCCCGCGCCGGCTGCAAGCGCTCGCCCCTGTGGCGCGGCGGCGGCATCGTCTTCGGACCCCACCCCCGCGAGTACCGCTTCGCCATGCCCCGCAAGGCCGTCCTGGGCGCCACCCGCTCCGCCTACCTGGCCAAGTTCCAGGACGGCGAGACCGTGGTGGTGGACGCCCTCGAGGCGGCGCAGCCGCGGACCAAGGAGATGGCCGCCGCCCTGAGCAACCTGGGCGTCGCGCGCGGGTGCCTCATCGCCATCGAGAAACACGACGTCAACCTGTGGAAATCCGCCCGGAACCTCCCGGGCGTTTTCATGAAAGCCGTGGCCGAAGTCAACGCGTACGACCTGCTTCGCCACCGGCAACTCGTGATCACCCAGCGGGCCCTCGAGAGCCTGGTCGCCCGAATGCGCCAGGCCCGGCGGCCCGCCAGCGAGCAGCCCGTCGCCGGGGCCGTCCCGGCGGTCGGGGTGCAGGACTAGGTGTTGCCATGCGCGACCCCCGGCAGATCGTGCTGCGGCCGCTCCTCAACGAGAAGGGCGAACTCCTCAAGCAGAAGGTGCGCGCCTACCCGTTCGAAGTGGCCGTCAACGCCACGAAAATCGAGATCCGCAACGCCATCGAGCAGATCTTCGACAACGTCAAGGTTGTCGCCGTCCGCACGATGATGCGCAAGGGCAAGATGCGCCGCCTCCGCTACAAGACGGGGCGCACGCGCCACTGGAAACGCGCGCTCGTGTTCCTCTCGCCCGACAGCACCATCGATATGTAGGCTCCGACAGGAAACCCGTATGGCCATCCGACAGCGCAAGCCCACGACCCCGAGCCAGCGGCACACGGCGCTCGACGACTTCGCCGACGTGACGCGGCACCGCCCCGAGCCCTCGCTCCTCGAGCCCATCAAGAAGAGCGGCGGCCGCAACAACTACGGCCGCGTGACCGCGCGCCGCCAGGGCGGCGGCAACAAGCGGCGCTTCCGCACCATTGACTTCCGCCGCGACAAGGACGGCGTGCCCGCAAAGGTGGCCGCCATCGAGTACGACCCCAACCGCACCGCGCGCATCGCCCTCCTGCACTACGCCGACGGCGAGAAGCGCTACATCCTCGCCCCGCGTGGCCTCGGCGTCGGCCAGAAGGTCGAGTCCGGCGAGAAAGTCGAGCCCAACACCGGCAACTGCATGCCGCTGGCCAACATCCCCAGCGGCCTGCCCATCCACAATATCGAGGTCCGGCCCGGCCGGGGCGCCAAGCTGGTCCGCTCCGCGGGCCTCGGCGCCACCATCTCGGCCAAGGAGGGCGACTACGCCCACATCATCCTCCCCTCGGGCGAGGTGCGCAAGGTTCACATCCGCTGCCGCGCCACGATCGGCCAGGTGAGCAACCTCGAGCACAGCTCGATCTCCCTCGGCAAGGCCGGCCGCCACCGCTGGCTGGGCTTCCGGCCCTGCCCGCGCGGCGTGGCCCAGAACCCCGTGTCGCACCCGATGGGCGGCGGCGAGGGCCGCTCCTCCGGCGGGCGCCACCCCTGCTCGCCCTGGGGCAAGTTGTCCAAGGGCGGCAAGACCCGCAAGCGGCGCAATCCGACCAGCTCCATGATCATCCGTCGCCGGCAGAAGAAGTCGCGACGTTAGGTAGGGGAATGCGGCCGTGTCCCGTTCGATTCGCAAAGGCCCGAACATCAACGCCAAGCTTCTGGCCAAAGTGATGGCCCAGAAGCAGCAAGGGGGCGGCGAACCGCTCCGCACCTGGGCGCGCTCCTGCACCATCGTGCCGGAGTTCGTCGGCCACACGTTCCTCGTCCACAACGGCAAGAACTTCCTTCGCATCTTCGTGACCGAGAACATGGTGGGGCACAAGCTCGGCGAGTTCTCGCCCACCCGCACCTTCCGCGGTCACGGCGGGCGGAAGAAATAACAGAGTTCAGAGGAAGACATGGACTTCAGGGCCACTTGGAAATTCGCGCGGATCGCCCCGACCAAGGTCCGCCCGCTCGCCCGGCTCGTGAAAGACATGCCGCTGAACCAGGCTCTGACCGTCCTGCGCCTCGAAAAGCGCCGGGGAGCGGCACTGTTGCACAAGGTCCTGCGCGCGGCATGGGCCAACGCCCAGGAGAAGGACCCGGCCAACGACGAGGAATCCTTCTTCGTCAAGAGCGCCGTGGTCAACACCGGCCCGCGGCTGCGCCGCATGCGGGCCCGCAGCATGGGCCGCGCCAACATCATCCTGCGCCGGTACGCGCACATCACCGTGGTCCTCAGCGACTCGCAGGAAACAGAGAGGTAGGCCAAAAGGGCATGGGGCATAAGACACATCCCATCGGGTTCCGCATCGGCATCACCGAGGACTGGCGCTCGCGCTGGTGCGCCGACAAGGCGAACTTCGGGAAATACGTCGTCCAGGACGAACTCGTCCGGCGCCACGTGAAATCGGCCTACCACTTCGCCGGCATCCCGCGGGTGGACATCGAGCGCACCCGCGAGCAACTCAAGGTGATCCTCTACACCGCGCGGCCCGGCATCGTCATCGGCCGCAAAGGCAGCGAGATTGACAAGCTGAAGGACGACCTCCAGGCCATGGCCGGCCGCGAGGTCCAGATCAAGATCGAGGAGATCACCAAGCCCGAGTTCGAGGCCCAGCTCGTCGCCGAGAACATCGTCGAGCAACTCGAGAAGCGCACGCCCTTCCGCCGCGTGATGAAGCGGGCCGCCGAAACGGCCATGCAGGCGGGCGCCAAGGGCATCAAGATACAGGCGGGCGGGCGCCTCGGCGGCGCCGAAATCGCCCGCAGCGAGCGCGTCGTGATTGGCTCCGTGCCCCTGCACACCCTGCGGGCCGACATCAGCTACGGCTTCGCCGAGTGCAAGACCAATTACGGCCGCATCGGGGTCAAGGTGTGGATCTACAGGGGCCCGAAGCCCCTGAAGGAGAAGCGCAGTGCCGCTCATGCCGAAGCGGGTCAAGTACCGCAAGAGCCAGCGGGGACGCGTTAGAGGCGAGGCGAGCCGGGGCAACTTCGTGGCCTTCGGCGAATACGGCCTCCAGGCCCTCGAGCCGGCGTGGCTCACCGCCCGCCAGATCGAGGCCGCGCGCGTCGCCGCGACCCACTTCCTCCACCGGGAAGGCAAGCTGTTCATGCGCATCTTCCCCACCAAGCCCGTCTCGGCCAAGCCGCTCGAGACCCGCATGGGCAAGGGGAAGGGCGAAACCGAATACTGGGCCGCCGTGATCAAGCCCGGCATGGTGCTCTACGAGCTCGGCGGCGTGCCCGAGGACGTGGCGAAGCAGGCCTTCAACCGCGCCGCCCGCAAGCTGCCCGTGCGCACGCGATTCGTACTTCGGAGGCACAGGGTATGAAGCTCAACGAGCTGCGCCGCCTGACCGACCAGGAGCTCCTCCGCGAGAGCGACGACCGGATGAAGGAGCTCTTCAACCTCCGCTACCAGGCCGGCACCGAACAACTCGAGAACCCCGCGCTCATGCGCGAAACGCGGCGTGAAATCGCCCGGATCAAGACCATCCTGCGCGAGCGTGAGCTGGAGAAGAAAGAGTGAACCGCACCCAACCCAAGACCGTCGTCGGCCGGGTCACCAGCGACAGGATGCAGAAGACCATCACCGTCGAAGCCGAGCGGCGGGTCATGCACCCCCGCTTCCGCAAATACGTGCGGGCCACCACGCGCTACAAGGCCCACGACGAGGCCAACGACGCGCACGTGGGCGACAAGGTGCGCATCATGCAGACCCGGCCCCTGAGCAAGACGAAGAACTGGCGGCTGGTCGAGATCGTCGAGCGGGCCCGCGGAGTGGAACAGCCATGATCCAGATGCGAACGATCCTCGACGTGGCCGACAACACCGGCGCCAAAGTCGTCTCCTGCATCAAGGTCCTCGGCGGCTCCAAGCACCGGTACGCCAACATCGGCGACATCGTCGTCTGCAGCGTCAAGAAGGCCATCCCCGCCGGCACCGTCAAAGAGCACGAGGTCGTGCGCGGCGTCATCGTCCGCTCGAAGCGCGGCCTGCGCCGCGAGGACGGGTCCTACGTGAAGTTCGACCGCAACGCCGTCGTGCTGATTGATAACGAGCGGAACCCGCGCGGCACCCGCATCTTCGGGGCCGTGGCGCGCGAGCTCCGCCAGAAGAATTTCATGAAGATCATCTCGCTCGCCGCCGAGGTGGTCTAGCCGCAGGAGCCCTGTTCCGTGGTCATCCGCAAGAACGACACCGTCGTGCTCATCAAGGACATCACCTCGTGCCGCAACGCCGAGGGCACGCCCGTCGTCGAGAAGGGCGAGCGCACCAAGGTGCTGGCGGCCATGCCGAAAGAGAACAAAGTCATCCTGCAAAACACCAACAACCGCTGGCGGCACGTGCGGCCGGGCGGCAACAACCCTCGCGGCGGGCGCGTCCAGAAAGAGGCGGCCGTGGACGCCTCGAACGTGCTCCTGTACTGCGACAAGTGCAACGCCGGCGTGCGCGTGCGCTTCAAGCAGGCCGAGGGCAAGAAAGTGCGCGTGTGCGCAAAGTGCAGCAACGTTATCCCCGTGGTGCTCTAAGACAAATGGCCAGACTCCTCGAACGCTGGAAAACCGAAATCGTCCCCGCGATGATGCAGCGGTTCGGCTACAAGAACCGCCTGGCCGTCCCGCGGCTCGCCAAAGTGGTCCTCAACATCGGCGTCGGCAACAGCCATGAGGACAAGACGCGCCTCGAGCAGGGGCAGCGCGACCTCGCCGCCATCACCGGCCAGAAGCCCGCCGTGCGGTGCGCCCGCAAGAGCGTCGCCGCCTTCAAAATCCGCGAAGGCGTCCAGGTCGGCCTCAAGGTCACCCTCCGAGGCCCCAGGATGTACGAGTTCCTCGACCGCCTGATCTCCGTCGCCATCCCCCGCCTGCGCGACTTCCGCGGCCTCT encodes:
- the rpsS gene encoding 30S ribosomal protein S19; its protein translation is MSRSIRKGPNINAKLLAKVMAQKQQGGGEPLRTWARSCTIVPEFVGHTFLVHNGKNFLRIFVTENMVGHKLGEFSPTRTFRGHGGRKK
- the rplB gene encoding 50S ribosomal protein L2; this translates as MAIRQRKPTTPSQRHTALDDFADVTRHRPEPSLLEPIKKSGGRNNYGRVTARRQGGGNKRRFRTIDFRRDKDGVPAKVAAIEYDPNRTARIALLHYADGEKRYILAPRGLGVGQKVESGEKVEPNTGNCMPLANIPSGLPIHNIEVRPGRGAKLVRSAGLGATISAKEGDYAHIILPSGEVRKVHIRCRATIGQVSNLEHSSISLGKAGRHRWLGFRPCPRGVAQNPVSHPMGGGEGRSSGGRHPCSPWGKLSKGGKTRKRRNPTSSMIIRRRQKKSRR
- the rplC gene encoding 50S ribosomal protein L3, with the translated sequence MVPGLLGKKLGMTQLWDKDEVARAATVLELGPCVVLQVKTPERDGYSALQLGFDTKKTRRKHGKGERRKAIERRGANRAEIGHARAAGTTPRRFVREVPVEPGHPYQPGQELTVEMFADVTHVDIVGTSKGKGFQGTVKRHHFSRGPVTHGSMNVRQPGSIGSSAAPSRVIPGRRMAGHMGDRRQTEQNLRVLGTDPQRNLLLVCGAVPGAADGYVIVTPAQRLASKKSQAHRALSLMKTRTET
- the rpsJ gene encoding 30S ribosomal protein S10; the protein is MAEQRVRIRMEAYDHEVLDESAREIVEAVKRSGARVYGPIPLPTKIERYTVLRSPHVDKKSREQFEIRTHKRIIDIEEPTAQTVDALHRLVMPAGVDIKIKA
- the rplV gene encoding 50S ribosomal protein L22 gives rise to the protein MDFRATWKFARIAPTKVRPLARLVKDMPLNQALTVLRLEKRRGAALLHKVLRAAWANAQEKDPANDEESFFVKSAVVNTGPRLRRMRARSMGRANIILRRYAHITVVLSDSQETER
- the rplW gene encoding 50S ribosomal protein L23, which produces MRDPRQIVLRPLLNEKGELLKQKVRAYPFEVAVNATKIEIRNAIEQIFDNVKVVAVRTMMRKGKMRRLRYKTGRTRHWKRALVFLSPDSTIDM
- the rpsC gene encoding 30S ribosomal protein S3; this translates as MGHKTHPIGFRIGITEDWRSRWCADKANFGKYVVQDELVRRHVKSAYHFAGIPRVDIERTREQLKVILYTARPGIVIGRKGSEIDKLKDDLQAMAGREVQIKIEEITKPEFEAQLVAENIVEQLEKRTPFRRVMKRAAETAMQAGAKGIKIQAGGRLGGAEIARSERVVIGSVPLHTLRADISYGFAECKTNYGRIGVKVWIYRGPKPLKEKRSAAHAEAGQVPQEPAGTR
- the rplP gene encoding 50S ribosomal protein L16: MPKRVKYRKSQRGRVRGEASRGNFVAFGEYGLQALEPAWLTARQIEAARVAATHFLHREGKLFMRIFPTKPVSAKPLETRMGKGKGETEYWAAVIKPGMVLYELGGVPEDVAKQAFNRAARKLPVRTRFVLRRHRV
- the rpmC gene encoding 50S ribosomal protein L29, with protein sequence MKLNELRRLTDQELLRESDDRMKELFNLRYQAGTEQLENPALMRETRREIARIKTILRERELEKKE
- the rplX gene encoding 50S ribosomal protein L24, giving the protein MVIRKNDTVVLIKDITSCRNAEGTPVVEKGERTKVLAAMPKENKVILQNTNNRWRHVRPGGNNPRGGRVQKEAAVDASNVLLYCDKCNAGVRVRFKQAEGKKVRVCAKCSNVIPVVL
- the rplD gene encoding 50S ribosomal protein L4, giving the protein MIELLIRNREGQVVGRMEIDEADFGGTVRPKLLRDVVRMYEAAQRVGTHSTLRRGEVKGSGTKPWRQKGTGRARAGCKRSPLWRGGGIVFGPHPREYRFAMPRKAVLGATRSAYLAKFQDGETVVVDALEAAQPRTKEMAAALSNLGVARGCLIAIEKHDVNLWKSARNLPGVFMKAVAEVNAYDLLRHRQLVITQRALESLVARMRQARRPASEQPVAGAVPAVGVQD
- the rpsQ gene encoding 30S ribosomal protein S17; translation: MNRTQPKTVVGRVTSDRMQKTITVEAERRVMHPRFRKYVRATTRYKAHDEANDAHVGDKVRIMQTRPLSKTKNWRLVEIVERARGVEQP
- the rplE gene encoding 50S ribosomal protein L5, coding for MARLLERWKTEIVPAMMQRFGYKNRLAVPRLAKVVLNIGVGNSHEDKTRLEQGQRDLAAITGQKPAVRCARKSVAAFKIREGVQVGLKVTLRGPRMYEFLDRLISVAIPRLRDFRGLSTSSFDGRGCYSFGIGEQLVFPEVKVDDVQVVQGMDITVCTTARTDEEASALLTLLGMPFSKS
- the rplN gene encoding 50S ribosomal protein L14 — encoded protein: MIQMRTILDVADNTGAKVVSCIKVLGGSKHRYANIGDIVVCSVKKAIPAGTVKEHEVVRGVIVRSKRGLRREDGSYVKFDRNAVVLIDNERNPRGTRIFGAVARELRQKNFMKIISLAAEVV